GGGGCTGCGCGGGGACTGCTGCCCTCGGAGCTGGAGAGGGCCGGCGTCGCCGGGCTAGTGGTCGGCGCGGTCGAATTGGCGCTCCGTCCTGGGCTCGACACAATAGCAGCGCTCGGCGGTCTCTCTCGCCTCGTGGGGGGGCTCCCGACTGTCGGCGAGCCGGGCGTCGGCGCGGTGCTGGGGGAGGGCGGACTGCCGCCGGCGCGGATTGTCGGCGTCGGTGATGCGCTGCGCTACCGCAATGGGCTCGACGGCGCGACCGGAGAGCTGACCCCGGAGTGGTCGGTCGCGACGCAGCAGCAGCTTGGCGTCACCGTTGTTGTTGCGCCTGCTCTGCCGGAGCGGCTGGTGGTGAACGGACGAGAACAGCGTCTTCCCAGCGCGCTCGCCGAGCAGTGGCTGCGTCGCGGGGCCGCGGCGGGCGCCCGCGCAGCACTTGCCCTCATTCCTCCCGGCTCGCCGGCGTTTCAGCGGCGCTTGCTCGAAACAGCAGTTCGCGAGCAATTTAGCGGCGTCGCCGTCATCGGGGCGATCGATCGAACCGGGTGGCCGCGCGAGTGGAGTTGGCTGGCCGTCGGCCTGCAGACCGTGCGCGATCTCGATGCTGCGGCTGCTCTCGGCTACGACGCGGTCGTTCCGCTCTTCCCGACGGCGTTGGCGCGCGCGGGGAAGGCGATAGTGGCGGATGAGGTCGTGTCCGTGGCGGACTTCCCAGAGGCGGCCGCGCCGCTCGATCCGGTCTGCGATTGCCCGGCTTGCCGCTTTGCGCTCGGCTACCTCGCTCATCTCGTCAGCGCGAAAGAGCTTCTCGGAGAGACCCTGCTTCTGCTGCACAACGTTCGCGCTGTCGCCCGGCGTCTTGGCTGTCTTGATCCAGGCGGCGAGTGATTGGTAGGCTGGAATGTGTCGCGCTGCATCTCCTCTCGAGCGTTCACGACTAGGGGGGAGGCCGACAGGCAAGCGGAGGCGAAGGAGTTCCCGTGAACCGTGAGGATGCGCCCCAGCGAGCGGGGGACGTGCTGGTAGCGGCGCGCGAGCAGGGCGTGCGCTACGTCAACCTGCAGTTCATCGACATCCTCGGCATAGCCAAAAGCGTCACCATCCCCGTCGAACGGCTTGGCGAGGCAGTCGAACACGGCAAGTGGTTTGACGGCTCGGCAATTGAAGGCTTCGCGCGGACGGCAGAGTCGGACATGTACCTGCTGCCGGACCTCACGACCTTCGCGGTGCTGCCGTGGGAGAAGGGCGAAGACGCGACGGCGCGGGTGTTCTGCTGGATCTACAACCCGAATGGGGAGCCGTTCCCCGGCGACCCGCGCGCGGCCTTGAAGCGGGTGCTGGATGAAGCGCGGGCGATGGGCTTTCGGTATCAGGTCGGCCCCGAGTTGGAATTCTTTCTTTTCAACCGTCATGGAGGCGCCATCAGCCCTCTTCCTCACGACCGGGCGAGTTACTTCGACTATTCCGCCGACCAAGCTGCTCACGTGCGGCGGGAGATGATCGACGCGCTCCAAGCGATGGGCGTTGTCGTCGAGTCGGCGCATCACGAGGTGGCGGCAGGGCAGCACGAGATTGACCTCCGCTATGCCGATGCCCTCCAGACGGCTGACAATGTGGTGACGGTGAAATACACCCTGAAAGCAGTCGCACAGGCGCACGGTCTCTACGCCACCTTTCTCCCGAAGCCGCTTTATGGCGTGAGCGGGTCGGGCATGCACTGTCACCAGAGCTTGGCCGACCTTCAGGGGCGGAACCTGTTTGCCGATCCAGCCGATGAGTACGGCTTGTCGGAGATCGCGCGCTCGTTCATTGCCGGCCAGTTAGCGCATGCGCGGGGGATGTGCGCCGTGCTGTCGCCGCTCGTGAACAGCTATAAACGGCTGGTTGCCGGCTATGAAGCGCCGGTGTACATCTCGTGGGCGCGCGTCAACCGCTCGGCGCTGATCCGGGTGCCGAAGGTCAGCCCGGGACGGGAAGACTCGACGCGCCTCGAGCTCCGCTGTCCCGACCCGACCTGCAATCCGTACCTCGCCTTCGCGGTCATGCTGAAGGCCGGGCTTGATGGCATCCGCCGCGAGCTCCCGCTCCCGGACCCGATAGAAGAGAACATCTTCCAGTTTGATGAAGCAGAGCTCCGAAGACGCAATATTGGCATCCTTCCGAGCACACTTGGTGAAGCGATCGCGGCGCTTCTTGACGATCCGGTTGTCCAAGATGCGCTCGGAGATCATATTCTCGAGCGCTTCGTTGAAGCGAAACGCCTAGAGTGGGACTCGTTCCGAACCTATGTCACGCAATGGGAGCTAGATCGCTATCTTGAAGTCTACTAGGTTGTTCTTGCTGCTGACCGGCACCCTTGCTACACTTTGAGTACCCCGGATCTCGGGGAGGGAACATGAAGAACCTCACTCCGCAATCGGTCGTTGCCGAGCTCGATAAGTACATCGTGGGGCAGACCGAAGCAAAGCGCGCGCTGGCGATCGCGCTCCGCAACCGCTATCGCCGCCAGCAACTCCCCCCGGAGATCGCTCGCGAAATCGCTCCCAAGAACCTGCTGCTGATCGGCCCCACCGGCGTGGGCAAGACCGAGCTTGCCCGGCGCGTGGCCGCTCTTGCCGACGCGCCGTTCGTCAAGGTAGAGGCGACGAAATTTACCGAGGTCGGCTACGTCGGCAGGGATGTCGATTCGATCGTCCACGACCTCGTGGAGGCGAGCGTCCAGCTTGTCCACGAGGAGAAGCTGAAAGAGGTCGAAAAGCGCGCCGAGATCCAAGCGACCGAGA
Above is a genomic segment from Dehalococcoidia bacterium containing:
- a CDS encoding glutamine synthetase family protein, translated to MNREDAPQRAGDVLVAAREQGVRYVNLQFIDILGIAKSVTIPVERLGEAVEHGKWFDGSAIEGFARTAESDMYLLPDLTTFAVLPWEKGEDATARVFCWIYNPNGEPFPGDPRAALKRVLDEARAMGFRYQVGPELEFFLFNRHGGAISPLPHDRASYFDYSADQAAHVRREMIDALQAMGVVVESAHHEVAAGQHEIDLRYADALQTADNVVTVKYTLKAVAQAHGLYATFLPKPLYGVSGSGMHCHQSLADLQGRNLFADPADEYGLSEIARSFIAGQLAHARGMCAVLSPLVNSYKRLVAGYEAPVYISWARVNRSALIRVPKVSPGREDSTRLELRCPDPTCNPYLAFAVMLKAGLDGIRRELPLPDPIEENIFQFDEAELRRRNIGILPSTLGEAIAALLDDPVVQDALGDHILERFVEAKRLEWDSFRTYVTQWELDRYLEVY